In a single window of the Pedococcus dokdonensis genome:
- a CDS encoding MmcQ/YjbR family DNA-binding protein produces MQRAAIRDGSPLARVRDLCLAFPATEQRESHGEPCWFAGGKKLFVMAAQAHHDDRTAVWLAAPEGVQAPLVSGEPARYFRPPYVGHRGWVGAYLDIDDIDWPHVEALVEDAWRCVAPKRLLAAFDAC; encoded by the coding sequence ATGCAGCGAGCGGCGATTCGGGACGGGTCACCGCTCGCGCGGGTGCGCGACCTGTGCCTGGCGTTCCCGGCGACCGAGCAGCGGGAGTCGCACGGCGAACCGTGTTGGTTCGCCGGCGGGAAGAAGCTCTTCGTGATGGCCGCGCAGGCCCACCACGACGACCGGACCGCGGTCTGGCTCGCTGCCCCCGAGGGGGTGCAGGCGCCCCTGGTCTCGGGTGAGCCCGCGCGCTACTTCCGCCCGCCCTACGTCGGGCACCGGGGCTGGGTCGGCGCCTACCTCGACATCGACGACATCGACTGGCCGCACGTCGAGGCGTTGGTCGAGGACGCCTGGCGCTGCGTCGCCCCGAAGCGGCTCCTCGCCGCCTTCGACGCCTGCTGA